A window from Populus trichocarpa isolate Nisqually-1 chromosome 3, P.trichocarpa_v4.1, whole genome shotgun sequence encodes these proteins:
- the LOC7479221 gene encoding pectinesterase inhibitor 10, with protein MESSFVGLALAAILVIQFSTPVNSSCSATRPSPRNIRYIKTSCYDTTLYPKLCYHTLAIYASTIKTNPKLLANTALHVSLKSTNSTSRLMKRASKTPGLDPRVLAAMLDCVEEVGDAVYELQRSIEEMDHAGGSNFSMVMNDVVTWVSASLTDDDTCMDGFAEGAVNKKVKTTVKRHLGRIARLTSNALALVNRYASSKANLP; from the coding sequence ATGGAAAGCTCCTTTGTAGGCCTTGCTCTAGCGGCTATTCTCGTTATCCAATTCTCTACCCCAGTAAACTCTTCATGCTCAGCCACTAGACCCTCACCAAGAAACATAAGATATATCAAAACATCATGTTATGATACCACACTCTATCCTAAATTATGCTACCACACCCTTGCAATCTATGCAAGCACaatcaaaacaaaccctaaactACTAGCTAATACTGCCCTTCATGTGAGCCTTAAAAGCACCAACTCGACATCAAGGTTGATGAAAAGGGCGTCCAAGACTCCTGGTCTGGATCCTAGAGTGCTTGCGGCCATGTTGGATTGTGTAGAGGAGGTTGGTGATGCAGTATATGAGCTTCAAAGGTCTATTGAAGAGATGGATCATGCTGGCGGGTCAAATTTTTCTATGGTAATGAATGATGTGGTAACGTGGGTTAGTGCATCATTAACAGATGATGATACCTGCATGGATGGATTTGCTGAAGGGGCTGTTAATAAAAAAGTGAAGACCACTGTTAAGAGACATCTAGGAAGAATTGCACGTTTGACTAGTAATGCTTTGGCTCTTGTCAATAGATATGCTTCAAGTAAAGCTAACTTACCTTAA
- the LOC7479222 gene encoding 21 kDa protein gives MAKLVSFLTLLSFALYMVGTAGSASSPTDFIKSSCKATRYPELCVGCLSGYASVIQRNERRLVLTALSVSLARARSAAAFVTKMTKVRGIKPREYQAAKDCIENMGDSVDRLSQSVRELRHTGRAVGRDFLWHMSNVQTWVSAALTDENTCLDGFAGHLMDGNVKVAIKRRINNFSQVTSNALALVDRFKSRHRARNP, from the coding sequence ATGGCAAAACTTGTCTCTTTCTTAACGTTGCTTTCCTTTGCCCTCTACATGGTTGGCACGGCAGGGTCTGCCTCCAGCCCCACAGATTTCATCAAGTCCTCATGCAAGGCTACTCGCTATCCAGAGTTATGTGTCGGATGCTTGTCAGGTTATGCTAGTGTCATTCAACGAAATGAGCGACGTCTAGTTCTCACTGCCTTGTCAGTGAGTCTAGCCAGGGCTAGGTCAGCTGCAGCATTTGTGACCAAGATGACTAAAGTTAGGGGGATTAAGCCTAGAGAGTACCAAGCGGCGAAGGACTGCATAGAAAACATGGGTGATAGTGTGGATCGACTTAGCCAGTCAGTCAGAGAGCTTCGTCATACGGGTCGAGCTGTTGGTCGAGACTTTTTGTGGCATATGAGTAACGTACAGACTTGGGTTAGTGCTGCACTAACTGATGAGAACACCTGCCTTGATGGGTTTGCTGGCCATCTAATGGATGGAAATGTAAAGGTTGCCATCAAGCGCCGGATCAACAATTTTTCTCAGGTCACTAGCAATGCGCTTGCACTAGTTGATCGTTTTAAATCTAGACACCGTGCCAGAAATCCTTAG
- the LOC7479223 gene encoding non-specific lipid transfer protein GPI-anchored 7: MEKKHEMASSVKISMVVVMAVVFSSCTTTLTKAQESSTSCATKLTACQAFLATTTTPPDNCCNPIKEAVAKELPCLCKLYNDPNLFPSLGINVTQAVNLSQRCGVTTNLTSCGASTPTGTPPGVPVKDGGARMAWTGLSGLLVLLAASLLY, from the exons ATGGAAAAGAAACACGAAATGGCATCTTCTGTCAAGATTTctatggtggtggtgatggcaGTGGTCTTCTCTTCATGCACAACTACTTTAACAAAAGCACAAGAATCGTCTACATCTTGTGCAACTAAGTTAACAGCATGTCAAGCCTTCCTTGCCACCACAACCACTCCACCAGACAATTGCTGCAACCCCATCAAAGAAGCAGTTGCAAAGGAGCTTCCTTGCCTTTGCAAACTCTATAATGACCCCAATTTGTTTCCGAGTCTTGGTATAAATGTCACTCAGGCTGTCAATCTCAGCCAGAGATGCGGTGTCACCACGAATCTCACTAGTTGCGGTG CTTCAACTCCAACCGGCACGCCTCCAG GAGTTCCTGTAAAGGATGGTGGTGCTAGGATGGCATGGACTGGGTTATCAGGATTGCTTGTCTTGTTGGCTGCTTCCCTCTTATATTAA
- the LOC18097021 gene encoding FAM10 family protein At4g22670 isoform X3 — protein sequence MMDATKLEELKQFIEQCKSNPSILADPSLSFFHDYLESLGAKLPACAHKHDDSKSKSYVVEESDEEMEKEESQGEPEVEEEEEEIIESDVELEGETVEPDNDPPQKMGDPSVEVTEESRDASQEAKAKAMEAISEGKLEEAIEHLTEAISLNPTSAIMYATRATVYIKMKRPNAAIRDANAALEINLDSAKGYKSRGMARAMLGQWEDAAKDLHLASKLDYDEEISAVLKKVEPNAHRIEEHRRKYERLHKEREDRKAERERQRRRAKAQAEYEKAKKQEQSSSSRKPGGMPSGFPGGFPGGMPGGMPGGMPGGMPGGFPGAMPGGMPGGFPGAMPGGMPGNVDFSKILNDPELMAAFSDPEIMAALQDVMKNPANLAKHQGNPKVAPIIAKMMGKFAGPK from the exons ATGATGGACGCAACAAAACTAGAAGAACTGAAGCAATTTATTGAACAGTGCAAATCCAATCCTTCCATCCTCGCCGATCCTTCTCTTTCCTTCTTCCACGACTACCTCGAAAG TCTTGGTGCTAAGCTCCCTGCCTGTGCTCACAAGCACGACGACTCCAAATCg AAGAGTTATGTGGTCGAGGAGAGTGATGAGGAAATGGAGAAGGAAGAGTCACAAGGAGAACCTGAAgtcgaggaggaggaggaggagataatTGAATCCGATGTTGAGCTCGAAGGCGAGACTGTTGAGCCTGATAATGATCCTCCacagaag ATGGGGGACCCATCTGTAGAGGTTACAGAAGAAAGTCGTGATGCTTCTCAAGAGGCCAAGGCTAAGGCCATGGAAGCTATCTCTGAAG GTAAATTGGAGGAAGCAATTGAGCATTTGACAGAAGCAATTTCACTCAATCCAACATCTGCAATAATGTATGCAACAAGAG CTACTGTTTACATCAAAATGAAGAGGCCCAATGCTGCTATCCGGGATGCTAATGCTGCTCTTGAG ATTAACCTGGATTCAGCTAAGGGATATAAGTCCCGTGGCATGGCACGAGCAATGCTTGGTCAGTGGGAAGATGCTGCTAAGGATCTCCACCTGGCATCAAAGTTAGATTACGATGAGGAGATAAGTGCTGTACTTAAGAAG GTTGAACCAAACGCTCATAGGATTGAGGAACACCGCAGGAAGTATGAAAGGCTACACAAAGAGAGGGAGGATAGAAAGGCTGAGCGTGAGAGACAACGTCGTCGTGCTAAAGCTCAG GCTGAGTATGAGAAGGCCAAGAAGCAAGAGCAATCATCTTCCAGTAGAAAACCTGGAGGCATGCCAAGTGGATTTCCAGGAGGATTTCCAGGAG GGATGCCCGGGGGAATGCCTGGAGGTATGCCCGGGGGAATGCCTGGAGGCTTCCCAGGTGCCATGCCAGGAGGGATGCCTGGAGGCTTCCCGGGTGCCATGCCAGGAGGGATGCCTGGAAATGTTGATTTCAGCAAAATATTGAAT GACCCTGAATTGATGGCTGCATTTAGTGACCCGGAAATAATGGCTGCCCTTCAAGATG TGATGAAGAACCCAGCTAATCTTGCTAAGCATCAAGGGAACCCCAAGGTGGCTCCTATAATTGCAAAGATGATGGGCAAATTTGCCGGGCCTAAGTGA
- the LOC18097021 gene encoding FAM10 family protein At4g22670 isoform X4 codes for MMDATKLEELKQFIEQCKSNPSILADPSLSFFHDYLESLGAKLPACAHKHDDSKSKSYVVEESDEEMEKEESQGEPEVEEEEEEIIESDVELEGETVEPDNDPPQKMGDPSVEVTEESRDASQEAKAKAMEAISEGKLEEAIEHLTEAISLNPTSAIMYATRATVYIKMKRPNAAIRDANAALEINLDSAKGYKSRGMARAMLGQWEDAAKDLHLASKLDYDEEISAVLKKVEPNAHRIEEHRRKYERLHKEREDRKAERERQRRRAKAQAEYEKAKKQEQSSSSRKPGGMPSGFPGGFPGGMPGGMPGGMPGGMPGGMPGGMPGGMPGGFPGAMPGGMPGNVDFSKILNDPELMAAFSDPEIMAALQDVMKNPANLAKHQGNPKVAPIIAKMMGKFAGPK; via the exons ATGATGGACGCAACAAAACTAGAAGAACTGAAGCAATTTATTGAACAGTGCAAATCCAATCCTTCCATCCTCGCCGATCCTTCTCTTTCCTTCTTCCACGACTACCTCGAAAG TCTTGGTGCTAAGCTCCCTGCCTGTGCTCACAAGCACGACGACTCCAAATCg AAGAGTTATGTGGTCGAGGAGAGTGATGAGGAAATGGAGAAGGAAGAGTCACAAGGAGAACCTGAAgtcgaggaggaggaggaggagataatTGAATCCGATGTTGAGCTCGAAGGCGAGACTGTTGAGCCTGATAATGATCCTCCacagaag ATGGGGGACCCATCTGTAGAGGTTACAGAAGAAAGTCGTGATGCTTCTCAAGAGGCCAAGGCTAAGGCCATGGAAGCTATCTCTGAAG GTAAATTGGAGGAAGCAATTGAGCATTTGACAGAAGCAATTTCACTCAATCCAACATCTGCAATAATGTATGCAACAAGAG CTACTGTTTACATCAAAATGAAGAGGCCCAATGCTGCTATCCGGGATGCTAATGCTGCTCTTGAG ATTAACCTGGATTCAGCTAAGGGATATAAGTCCCGTGGCATGGCACGAGCAATGCTTGGTCAGTGGGAAGATGCTGCTAAGGATCTCCACCTGGCATCAAAGTTAGATTACGATGAGGAGATAAGTGCTGTACTTAAGAAG GTTGAACCAAACGCTCATAGGATTGAGGAACACCGCAGGAAGTATGAAAGGCTACACAAAGAGAGGGAGGATAGAAAGGCTGAGCGTGAGAGACAACGTCGTCGTGCTAAAGCTCAG GCTGAGTATGAGAAGGCCAAGAAGCAAGAGCAATCATCTTCCAGTAGAAAACCTGGAGGCATGCCAAGTGGATTTCCAGGAGGATTTCCAGGAGGTATGCCCGGGGGCATGCCTGGAGGTATGCCCGGGGGCATGCCTGGAGGGATGCCCGGGGGAATGCCTGGAG GGATGCCTGGAGGCTTCCCGGGTGCCATGCCAGGAGGGATGCCTGGAAATGTTGATTTCAGCAAAATATTGAAT GACCCTGAATTGATGGCTGCATTTAGTGACCCGGAAATAATGGCTGCCCTTCAAGATG TGATGAAGAACCCAGCTAATCTTGCTAAGCATCAAGGGAACCCCAAGGTGGCTCCTATAATTGCAAAGATGATGGGCAAATTTGCCGGGCCTAAGTGA
- the LOC18097021 gene encoding FAM10 family protein At4g22670 isoform X2 → MMDATKLEELKQFIEQCKSNPSILADPSLSFFHDYLESLGAKLPACAHKHDDSKSSYVVEESDEEMEKEESQGEPEVEEEEEEIIESDVELEGETVEPDNDPPQKMGDPSVEVTEESRDASQEAKAKAMEAISEGKLEEAIEHLTEAISLNPTSAIMYATRATVYIKMKRPNAAIRDANAALEINLDSAKGYKSRGMARAMLGQWEDAAKDLHLASKLDYDEEISAVLKKVEPNAHRIEEHRRKYERLHKEREDRKAERERQRRRAKAQAEYEKAKKQEQSSSSRKPGGMPSGFPGGFPGGMPGGMPGGMPGGMPGGMPGGMPGGMPGGMPGGFPGAMPGGMPGGFPGAMPGGMPGNVDFSKILNDPELMAAFSDPEIMAALQDVMKNPANLAKHQGNPKVAPIIAKMMGKFAGPK, encoded by the exons ATGATGGACGCAACAAAACTAGAAGAACTGAAGCAATTTATTGAACAGTGCAAATCCAATCCTTCCATCCTCGCCGATCCTTCTCTTTCCTTCTTCCACGACTACCTCGAAAG TCTTGGTGCTAAGCTCCCTGCCTGTGCTCACAAGCACGACGACTCCAAATCg AGTTATGTGGTCGAGGAGAGTGATGAGGAAATGGAGAAGGAAGAGTCACAAGGAGAACCTGAAgtcgaggaggaggaggaggagataatTGAATCCGATGTTGAGCTCGAAGGCGAGACTGTTGAGCCTGATAATGATCCTCCacagaag ATGGGGGACCCATCTGTAGAGGTTACAGAAGAAAGTCGTGATGCTTCTCAAGAGGCCAAGGCTAAGGCCATGGAAGCTATCTCTGAAG GTAAATTGGAGGAAGCAATTGAGCATTTGACAGAAGCAATTTCACTCAATCCAACATCTGCAATAATGTATGCAACAAGAG CTACTGTTTACATCAAAATGAAGAGGCCCAATGCTGCTATCCGGGATGCTAATGCTGCTCTTGAG ATTAACCTGGATTCAGCTAAGGGATATAAGTCCCGTGGCATGGCACGAGCAATGCTTGGTCAGTGGGAAGATGCTGCTAAGGATCTCCACCTGGCATCAAAGTTAGATTACGATGAGGAGATAAGTGCTGTACTTAAGAAG GTTGAACCAAACGCTCATAGGATTGAGGAACACCGCAGGAAGTATGAAAGGCTACACAAAGAGAGGGAGGATAGAAAGGCTGAGCGTGAGAGACAACGTCGTCGTGCTAAAGCTCAG GCTGAGTATGAGAAGGCCAAGAAGCAAGAGCAATCATCTTCCAGTAGAAAACCTGGAGGCATGCCAAGTGGATTTCCAGGAGGATTTCCAGGAGGTATGCCCGGGGGCATGCCTGGAGGTATGCCCGGGGGCATGCCTGGAGGGATGCCCGGGGGAATGCCTGGAGGTATGCCCGGGGGAATGCCTGGAGGCTTCCCAGGTGCCATGCCAGGAGGGATGCCTGGAGGCTTCCCGGGTGCCATGCCAGGAGGGATGCCTGGAAATGTTGATTTCAGCAAAATATTGAAT GACCCTGAATTGATGGCTGCATTTAGTGACCCGGAAATAATGGCTGCCCTTCAAGATG TGATGAAGAACCCAGCTAATCTTGCTAAGCATCAAGGGAACCCCAAGGTGGCTCCTATAATTGCAAAGATGATGGGCAAATTTGCCGGGCCTAAGTGA
- the LOC18097021 gene encoding FAM10 family protein At4g22670 isoform X5 — MMDATKLEELKQFIEQCKSNPSILADPSLSFFHDYLESLGAKLPACAHKHDDSKSKSYVVEESDEEMEKEESQGEPEVEEEEEEIIESDVELEGETVEPDNDPPQKMGDPSVEVTEESRDASQEAKAKAMEAISEGKLEEAIEHLTEAISLNPTSAIMYATRATVYIKMKRPNAAIRDANAALEINLDSAKGYKSRGMARAMLGQWEDAAKDLHLASKLDYDEEISAVLKKVEPNAHRIEEHRRKYERLHKEREDRKAERERQRRRAKAQAEYEKAKKQEQSSSSRKPGGMPSGFPGGFPGGMPGGMPGGMPGGFPGAMPGGMPGNVDFSKILNDPELMAAFSDPEIMAALQDVMKNPANLAKHQGNPKVAPIIAKMMGKFAGPK, encoded by the exons ATGATGGACGCAACAAAACTAGAAGAACTGAAGCAATTTATTGAACAGTGCAAATCCAATCCTTCCATCCTCGCCGATCCTTCTCTTTCCTTCTTCCACGACTACCTCGAAAG TCTTGGTGCTAAGCTCCCTGCCTGTGCTCACAAGCACGACGACTCCAAATCg AAGAGTTATGTGGTCGAGGAGAGTGATGAGGAAATGGAGAAGGAAGAGTCACAAGGAGAACCTGAAgtcgaggaggaggaggaggagataatTGAATCCGATGTTGAGCTCGAAGGCGAGACTGTTGAGCCTGATAATGATCCTCCacagaag ATGGGGGACCCATCTGTAGAGGTTACAGAAGAAAGTCGTGATGCTTCTCAAGAGGCCAAGGCTAAGGCCATGGAAGCTATCTCTGAAG GTAAATTGGAGGAAGCAATTGAGCATTTGACAGAAGCAATTTCACTCAATCCAACATCTGCAATAATGTATGCAACAAGAG CTACTGTTTACATCAAAATGAAGAGGCCCAATGCTGCTATCCGGGATGCTAATGCTGCTCTTGAG ATTAACCTGGATTCAGCTAAGGGATATAAGTCCCGTGGCATGGCACGAGCAATGCTTGGTCAGTGGGAAGATGCTGCTAAGGATCTCCACCTGGCATCAAAGTTAGATTACGATGAGGAGATAAGTGCTGTACTTAAGAAG GTTGAACCAAACGCTCATAGGATTGAGGAACACCGCAGGAAGTATGAAAGGCTACACAAAGAGAGGGAGGATAGAAAGGCTGAGCGTGAGAGACAACGTCGTCGTGCTAAAGCTCAG GCTGAGTATGAGAAGGCCAAGAAGCAAGAGCAATCATCTTCCAGTAGAAAACCTGGAGGCATGCCAAGTGGATTTCCAGGAGGATTTCCAGGAG GGATGCCCGGGGGAATGCCTGGAG GGATGCCTGGAGGCTTCCCGGGTGCCATGCCAGGAGGGATGCCTGGAAATGTTGATTTCAGCAAAATATTGAAT GACCCTGAATTGATGGCTGCATTTAGTGACCCGGAAATAATGGCTGCCCTTCAAGATG TGATGAAGAACCCAGCTAATCTTGCTAAGCATCAAGGGAACCCCAAGGTGGCTCCTATAATTGCAAAGATGATGGGCAAATTTGCCGGGCCTAAGTGA
- the LOC18097021 gene encoding FAM10 family protein At4g22670 isoform X1: MMDATKLEELKQFIEQCKSNPSILADPSLSFFHDYLESLGAKLPACAHKHDDSKSKSYVVEESDEEMEKEESQGEPEVEEEEEEIIESDVELEGETVEPDNDPPQKMGDPSVEVTEESRDASQEAKAKAMEAISEGKLEEAIEHLTEAISLNPTSAIMYATRATVYIKMKRPNAAIRDANAALEINLDSAKGYKSRGMARAMLGQWEDAAKDLHLASKLDYDEEISAVLKKVEPNAHRIEEHRRKYERLHKEREDRKAERERQRRRAKAQAEYEKAKKQEQSSSSRKPGGMPSGFPGGFPGGMPGGMPGGMPGGMPGGMPGGMPGGMPGGMPGGFPGAMPGGMPGGFPGAMPGGMPGNVDFSKILNDPELMAAFSDPEIMAALQDVMKNPANLAKHQGNPKVAPIIAKMMGKFAGPK; this comes from the exons ATGATGGACGCAACAAAACTAGAAGAACTGAAGCAATTTATTGAACAGTGCAAATCCAATCCTTCCATCCTCGCCGATCCTTCTCTTTCCTTCTTCCACGACTACCTCGAAAG TCTTGGTGCTAAGCTCCCTGCCTGTGCTCACAAGCACGACGACTCCAAATCg AAGAGTTATGTGGTCGAGGAGAGTGATGAGGAAATGGAGAAGGAAGAGTCACAAGGAGAACCTGAAgtcgaggaggaggaggaggagataatTGAATCCGATGTTGAGCTCGAAGGCGAGACTGTTGAGCCTGATAATGATCCTCCacagaag ATGGGGGACCCATCTGTAGAGGTTACAGAAGAAAGTCGTGATGCTTCTCAAGAGGCCAAGGCTAAGGCCATGGAAGCTATCTCTGAAG GTAAATTGGAGGAAGCAATTGAGCATTTGACAGAAGCAATTTCACTCAATCCAACATCTGCAATAATGTATGCAACAAGAG CTACTGTTTACATCAAAATGAAGAGGCCCAATGCTGCTATCCGGGATGCTAATGCTGCTCTTGAG ATTAACCTGGATTCAGCTAAGGGATATAAGTCCCGTGGCATGGCACGAGCAATGCTTGGTCAGTGGGAAGATGCTGCTAAGGATCTCCACCTGGCATCAAAGTTAGATTACGATGAGGAGATAAGTGCTGTACTTAAGAAG GTTGAACCAAACGCTCATAGGATTGAGGAACACCGCAGGAAGTATGAAAGGCTACACAAAGAGAGGGAGGATAGAAAGGCTGAGCGTGAGAGACAACGTCGTCGTGCTAAAGCTCAG GCTGAGTATGAGAAGGCCAAGAAGCAAGAGCAATCATCTTCCAGTAGAAAACCTGGAGGCATGCCAAGTGGATTTCCAGGAGGATTTCCAGGAGGTATGCCCGGGGGCATGCCTGGAGGTATGCCCGGGGGCATGCCTGGAGGGATGCCCGGGGGAATGCCTGGAGGTATGCCCGGGGGAATGCCTGGAGGCTTCCCAGGTGCCATGCCAGGAGGGATGCCTGGAGGCTTCCCGGGTGCCATGCCAGGAGGGATGCCTGGAAATGTTGATTTCAGCAAAATATTGAAT GACCCTGAATTGATGGCTGCATTTAGTGACCCGGAAATAATGGCTGCCCTTCAAGATG TGATGAAGAACCCAGCTAATCTTGCTAAGCATCAAGGGAACCCCAAGGTGGCTCCTATAATTGCAAAGATGATGGGCAAATTTGCCGGGCCTAAGTGA